A section of the Callospermophilus lateralis isolate mCalLat2 chromosome 14, mCalLat2.hap1, whole genome shotgun sequence genome encodes:
- the Txndc9 gene encoding thioredoxin domain-containing protein 9: MEADASVDMYSKVLENQLLQSAKVVEEHLDSEIQKLDQMDEDELEHLKEKRLEALRKAQQQKQEWLSKGHGEYREIPSEREFFQEVKESKKVVCHFYRDSTLRCKILDRHLVILSKKHLETKFLKLNVEKAPFLCERLRIKVIPTLALLKDGKTQDYVVGFTDLGNTDDFTTETLEWRLGCSDILNYSGNLMEPPFQSQKKCGTNFTKLEKKTIRGKKYDSDSDDD; this comes from the exons ATGGAAGCTGACGCATCTGTCGACATGTATTCAAAAGTCTTGGAGAACCAGTTGCTTCAGTCAGCCAAGGTAGTAGAAGAACATCTGGATTCTGAAATTCAGAAACTGGATCAGATGGACGAGGACGAATTGGAACACCTCAAAGAAAAGAGACTTGAGGCACTAAGGAAAGCTCAACAGCAGAAACAA GAGTGGCTTTCTAAAGGACATGGGGAATACAGAGAAATCCCTAGTGAGCGAGAGTTTTTTCAAGAAGTCAAGGAGAGTAAAAAAGTGGTTTGCCATTTCTACAGAGACTCCACATTGAG GTGTAAAATACTAGACAGACATTTGGTGATACTCTCTAAGAAACATCTCGAGACCAAGTTTTTAAAGCTGAATGTGGAAAAAGCACCTTTCCTTTGTGAGAGACTGCGTATCAAAGTCATCCCCACGCTCGCGCTCTTGAAAGACGGGAAAACACAAGATTATGTTGTTGGATTTACTGACCTAGGAAATACAGATGACTTCACCACAGAAACATTAGAGTGGAGACTCGGTTGTTCTGATATTCTAAATTACAG tggaaatttaatggaaccaccatttcagaGCCAAAAGAAATGTGGAACAAACTTCACAAAACTGGAAAAGAAAACTATCCGAGGAAAGAAATATGATTCAGACTCTGATGATGATTAG